Below is a window of Phoenix dactylifera cultivar Barhee BC4 chromosome 7, palm_55x_up_171113_PBpolish2nd_filt_p, whole genome shotgun sequence DNA.
TTCAACACTCGTCTCTTATATACAAGACACTGTCCCATGCAGCTCTAGCTTTAGCATCGATCACGGTCTGCTCGAAGATTTGTCGATCTTTAGCTGCCATAAGTTTGATCTTCTAGTTTCTGATGATAAATTCAGTATCTTCACCgtcttctctcttactaatacTGTTGTCCAAGTTCACCTCGAAAAAGTTTAAAATTAGAATCTAAGGATTGGATATGGCCTCGAGGAGGGACCCACTCGTATGAATTACTTGGCCTTGGGTTGCGGCATGGAAGTGGGCGACACGGTGCCGGGTTTTGGTTGCCTCCATCATGGGTGTCACCGTGGCCACCACCATATGGCAATAAAGTGGAATGAGTACATTGAGGAAACAAACGTGGGTTTAGTTGTTTAAACGACCACTGAATCTGTCATGTCACATATCAATGTTAGGTTGTCTCGGATACAATTTTTTGGCATAAtgtacatatttttatttttgagaacATGGTGATAGAGTCGCCACCAAGCCATCATGTGTATACGGCTTTTAATTTGGGAATTCTAGTTTCGGAGACATCTCTGAAAGCTCATAAATAAACATGTAAAATTTAAAACCAGGATATGTTTCATAGATTTGGCTCAATAAAAATTTGAGAGGACATAAAACAGTTACATGTAAATAAAAACGATTCACTGGTGTCTGAATGGCTATTTATACGATTATTTTGATTACAACAGACCGTATTCGATTCAAATAAACAAGATAAAGTTCTTGATTTTTTACgtcttttgattttgttttatccttttgCTTTACTTTggttttctttgtctttaataGCAACCAGATGGAGCCTTAAAAATGCTGGAGAAACAGGTTTCGACATTTGACTTGACGTTGGGAGACAAAATTGCAAATTTCTcgatgtcaaaaaaaaaaaaaaacatgtcgAGTCCATATTCAGTAGTAATATCAGAAAATGATTTGTTTCCTCCCTGTTTTTAAGGTCTGAAGAAGCGACTTaccaagttttcttgccattgaAATTTCGAAACCTCAACCTCTTCCACAGCCTTACATACACGACAAGAAAGTTCTTATAGACTTCCTTAgatttttcatccaaaaaaaaaaaccttgaaTCCTAGGTCAAGTTACTGCAGTTCAGTCCTCTTGCACCTACAGATTAATAATATTGGGACCTGATGTCTACAAAAAGCCAAGATATATGAACAACAAATCGGTTCAGATATTATGGCTACAAGCTCAAAGAAGAATCAGTAACTGGACTTTGTTTTGAGTTGCAGAAAATTACATGAGGCCAGCATTGGGATCACCTAGTCAGTCAGTATTATCCCAAACAGAAACTGTGGATGAGAATGTCATGATGATTTAGTAATGGAAAAATGTACTCAACTTCCAATTACAATATTAGGATGAAAGTTGCTCAATGTTTCAAAGATCACACACCTACTACTTTACGGCGGACTATACGATGGTGATATATGATCTTTATGCTGTCCTCCTCCATCTAAACTGGGTAGTCCTCAATGAaaacaatagaatttttaaaatgGTTGCTCACATTAGCAAGGCTTGCTGAGCTGCTCCATCCAAAGAAAGTGGAAGAATAGGGCAGTTTCTTGCCCCACCTGTCTCCTCTGTAGTGACAACAGAAAGCCAAGTAGACAAATGGTAAATTACAAGCAGGTCGCAGTCTCCAGCAACCttcaaaagaaagtaaagcaTATAAATAGAGGAGAGCTTCCAATAGCCATCCAGTTCCTCCAAAGAAACTTCCAGCCACCTATAGTGACAATCACATGACAATGCTTAAATAAACACACAAATGAATCTCGATAAAATAACTGATAGACTGTAAAGCTCAGATGAGTTACTTTAATGATGAGATGGCTTTCTGGAACTCGTCAGTGCTATCTCCCTCTTACATGCAAGATAAAGAATAATAACATACAGGCCCACCTGTACCAGCCACCTAAAAACGAATCACAAACTAGCCACTTTTAATGTGTATAAGAGTGCACTGATGATAAAATGACTATAGAAAATCTTCACTACTTTTCTAGCAGATAGATGCATAGGGGTAACAAAAACTAAGAGGCCATACCCAATCTAGTAACATTGTACAATTATCTTTTTGATCCAAACATTGTAGGATTGCATAAACTACGATTATGCTTATCCAATTGGTGAAGCAGCTAAACAGTTGGCAAAGTTAAACAAAAGGTCAAAACAAATTTACCATGCAAGGAACAAATATTCACACACCATTAAAATGCAGTCCAAAGTGGTCTTTATTcgaaaatttttattaaaatggtAAATCCTAATGTGCCAGCTGCAAATCATTTTATAaagatgaatctttctttacTCATGCATGCCGAGTGACAACATAATATCTGCACCTGTTGGGTGATTCATGATACTTTAGTCCTAATTCCAATGACTGTTGACTAATGAAGAGGTTAGGTCATGGCTTGTTGTATCGGTACCGGACCACGAACCAGTTATCCATCAACATAGGTCGGTACAGACCCGCATCATGCCGTGTCGGGTCTATACCGACACAGTAGAAGAGACGGAGGAGAGGGTGAacaggagagagagggaaaaagagagaagggggagaaaagagggagagagaaggagggtgGCGGAGACCGGCGATCCGAGCAAGATGCGGAGGAATACTCCGCGGTTGAGTCCCCTGTTTCGTTCATGTTTCAAACAATAGGGAACCCGGCCGCGGAGCCCAAAGGAGCATCCTCCGCTGGCCCTCCGCCGGCTGACCTCTacgtccctctctcttccttcctctccttctccctccctcctccgctcgctctctgtttttctcttttttctttttcttcttcctttctggcAATGGATTTCATTTTCATTACTGGAACCGTCCCGATCCGCCGCCAGGATGGCTCGGTACAACTAGAACCACTCGGTTCGAGATGGTTCCGCCGACCCTGGGTAGGTTGTAGGCTTATTTGGGAAAActctatgaaaatgctaaacaCAAAGCTTCAAATTTTATCTGCTTATCATCCACAGAATGTTGGTGATACCCTACCAAAACCCAACCACAAACTTGTGTCCAGGAAAAAGTCCAAGTCAAAGCTATTATTACTCAATGACAGATCAGCCAGCCTTGCAAACCATCTTGAACCTGCCTTCCTTAGATCTGAAACCTCTCCTGTCACCCCTGAACAGATTGCTGTCTTTATAACTGGAGTGATCCCTGTGTTTCTATATATTTGATCCCTAATAAATCCTCCAACTCTCGCTGTACCGCAGCTTTAGTTACAGCAAACAAGCCTGCCGATTATGTAGCCTTAATCTCGACCCTTTGAACTCTAAAACAGAGATCCTCCTTTCTTCAATTTACAATAACTCAAGTTATTGaacccttctaaaaatttattcACCTCAATATCTGATATCATAATTCATATGTTTCCAAACTTTAACTCATAACCTGCAGCCTTCAAGTAAAACCGCTGCCTATCGATAACTCACATTCTCAGTACAGTCCCTAGATCCTCTAAACCCATTGGGAGGATTTTGGATCACTTAGAAGATCCTACCCATAGGATCATAGCAGCTTGTTCCTTGGCAGCAGAGAGGTTACCATCACATTTGAAAGAGAATCTTGAAGTATCTGTTTGCATCTAGATATGGTAACTCCTAAACTGTCATAAACACAAACAGGGTGCCTTCCAATTTTAGGCTTCTCTTGACACCTTTCTAATGCAGGATGTTTAGGTCTTGAAGCAAAGGTGCAGAGCCCAACTCTCATATcgaaatattttcttttctacttGCATGCCACCCTGCGAGAGAGGATTATTGGAGTCCCCTAGCGTTTTCCTTTGGTTGCTTTTTgatgtcattttttttttgtcagtaAACTAGTTTTTGAGGGCAGTTGAGAGGTAGAAAGCTGATACATGACTTGATGGACCTTATTCGGTTATTCCCTTCTTGCACCACTGGACATTATTTTTCAGTCGAGTCGAGATTTCAGGTTTTTTTTTGCACCTGCATCGTATGACTATAAAACACTTGCTTTCACTCCAATAGATCTTATAAACTTCAAACTTCCCCGTTTTGCATCCAGCTCCCCCCAAAGTTTCCGGTATCTCCCCCTCCAGAGGAAACCATGGGTCAGAATCTGTCCCCATGAGTACGTAATATCTTCTCCTCCAAAGGGAACAACCAAGGATCAGTATCTGGTGCCCAAGAATTTTGAGTTCTTTGCAAGTGACACGTAAAGGAGGGGGCAAAAACAGGCGGTGGTACTCCCAAATTTTTGAGTTATTTTGCAAGTGAGGTGCCGTCAGATTGTAATAACGATGCAGCGCGCATGAAACTTCATACGTGGAGACTCGTCTTATGGAGTTTTAAGGCCTTCTGAATTTCTATCCACATCTAATAGAATAATTACCATTTACAACAGCCGCAAATCATTTCATGGCTTTAGTTACTGCGCACCCAGAAAAATACAGACCTCCTCTAGAGTCCAAGAACTTTAtccatcattttttttagttCTCAAGAAGTTGTATTGATGGTGGATGTGGTCATGTTATTTAGCTGTAGGCAGAACCAATAATGCCATAATAATCCTGAATCTAGGAAGATTTTTGTTTTATCTCAACCCAAAATTTATAACAAGGTATGATCCCAAGCAAAATGCATATATCACAAGTTAAGAAAAATCCACCATCAAAAATGCCCAGGCATATCTCGGAGAAAAAAATTTGGTCACCTGTTTAGCCAACTACAACATTCGGATTATATAAGAACAATATTCCAGTGCTGTAGGGTGTGCTCATGCATTTGTTGGCAGAAGCTAAAGAGAAGAcaaattgaattttgaaatgataaactaaattcataccaaaccaagaaaccatcaaaaaaatattggtTCGATATCTACCAACATCAAAAATTTATTCACTGCATGCTGGAAATATCTCATCAGCTAACAGCCACGCCAGATTACATATCTAAGCTTCATAAAAGTGCATAAAAAATCGAGACAGAGAGAGCTCCACCGTCAACACCAAGCCGTCAGAGCCCCAGTTGGTCAGCTCTCATTCTTCAGGTGAATCCGAACGGACAGCTATCATGCAGACAGACAAATtagcaaagagagagagattgaccGAAAGAAAGAATTGAAAGCACGCATTACTTCAGTACAAGCTGTTGATGCCAATCCATATGGAACTTGTATACACAAAATCATGTGGTAGCAACCAAATAATTTCTTAGATAACTAAGAGAATACAGGCAAGTAATAATATGAATTGTATAATAACATTTAGACTGCAGTAATTGGAAACTGCATGCACACTATTTGACTTACATCAGTCTCTTGAACACCTAAATATCACATAAATAGTAGGTTTAGGAATTGTAATGTCCAAATTGTGAGATAAATCAACACTACCAGGCATATGCAGTCACTGTTTGAATTATCAAATACATTTTAGAATGTGTTGAGACTTCTGGAATGAGCTGCACGCACATATAAATTCTTGTTAAGCAAACTCCCTGGCAGATATGATAGTCCCATGAATTCCCCCCCCCCAACTATTATTCTTCTATCCATTCAACATTGTGATCATATCAACGACTTGACTATGCAGGATTTAGGCTGAAGCCACTTCCACCACTACACTGAGACCAAAAGTGAGATAGAACAAACTTCATGCCTTTCCATTAATATGCCTTTTGAGATGAGGTGGGCCTAAACTAGAGCGTTCATTAGAAGTAAACAGGATGAATCCATTGTGATATTAGTGCATAAGTAATGTCAGCTAGATTGTCGAAGAAATTATGAGAATAAGAAAGTACTTGTGTGAAGTGTTCATAGATATTTAAACAGGTCTATATTCATGTAAAGAAGTAAGATGGGCAAGAGGAGGTCAGTTAACAGGAAATGACAAATTAAACTGAAGGTTAGGAATTTCAGGTTTCAAGGCAAACTGCTCGGCTTTTCTAGCATATTCTATGTGAATCACACAAAAAGGCTGAAAAACAGAGATGATGCAGTTCAGCCAAAAAACATGTGCCATAAGCCTTGAGGCAGTTGGAAGCATAAGCCTAAAATTTAATTCAGACAACTTTAGCTAGTTTACTGAAGTTAGTTATACAACTCATAAGCTTCTCCACACCATTGATAGCCTCCATCTAGGATCGGTGAGCCAAATTGCCAAAGGTATTAAACATAGGGCTAGGGTGTTAAAACATGGTAAGTAACTAAGAGTGGACAGAGGAAATGCATTAAATGAGTTGACTTCTTTTATGAGAGAATAATCATTATTTTAACAATTGATGAAGTTAAAAGCCGATTTTTTTTTAAGGGATATGATAACAAAAAAAAGGCTGCTTATTTGTCTGGCAAATAAGGTGAAGAGGTTAGTTTTGCAGAAGTGAAAAAAGTGAACCTGAGTTGGAAGCTGGAGGCTTTCTTTACTGTCTCGCCTCAAGTGAAAGCTTTTTAAACCTTGAGAAAAGATTTTAAAACCATGGTGAAAAATGAGTATTGAAATACAACAATACAGAGGAATCAAAGATTTTATTTTGAGGTGGGTTTATCAAAGGCTAATAACAGCTGGAACAAAGAAAGTAAACTGTTTGTGATGGAGAAAATGAAATCTGGTGGTTGATGGATTCAGTGATAAAAAAGTACTAAGATATTCCAATTCACAATCCTATTGAATAAAATTGCTGAAGGCTTTCTATGTAGTAAGTAAGGGCCTTCAAAAGGGAAACTAAACTCACCTTTCCCCTAGATAATGAAGATGAAAGTtcactgaaatttaaaaaatctgAGAGTTAGTTGGAGGTCTTCTTGTCTGAATGCCTTTTGACCTGAACCCATTCATAGTGCTGATAACAGAGTTATTGGATACTTTGAAAggataaggaaaaaaaagaaaaaagaaaaagaaaaaagatagcaAGTCTGTGTGCATTACAACAAAAGCTCTTTGATTACTAAAGGAGAACAGGCATGTGCCTGTaggaaacatagaaaaccttATATTAGAGTCCACTGCCGTGTTTTTCTGCTTCCTTAAACCAGAATCAAAATTTGGGATCTCATGTTTCAAGACACCAATTGATGTTTTGCTAGTCAGAGAATTCTGTTATCTTGTTTGTTGGATCACACTCGTtagtcatgatttttttttgtttaacatTCTCACATTTACTCTGTCATTTTTTAGATGTGTGAATCATGTTTCTCTAGACTTACAAATCTCAACAATTTTATGCAAGGAAAGCAGTGGGCAATGATGCAAGATGGTTCATCTACATAATTCAACCAAACTAAGTAAAACCCTGCCTGCACATAGGTCAGATCAACCCATGACGTAGTGCAGGTCCTGACCTTACTAGGCTCAATGGAATATGATGTTCAAGAATCTTAGGCCAAAGTCCACGCATAAAAATTATCCAGTTAAAATTAATTGCATTATATTTAGTCATTTAATTTTCCACAAGACACAATCGACCCATCTTGGAACAGGTTTGCAGCCCAATCTGAGTTAACCTGAACAGATCAAAACCTAAAAAGTACCTCCTCTACTCTCCAATagcctcctcctctttttctctcttcctcttcgtcTCGCCTCCCTCAGCCACCAGAGCCTAGTCCATTGGTGGTCGACATCTGTTACCCTAAATCCATTTTCACCCAACCCCCTGAAGCTATTGAattaaaatcaaggtcagaATCATGCCTGACCCTGCCCAAGCCAAACAACCAGTCATGTCCCTCATTTTTCATGGATCCAAGCAAAAGTCCAACTTAGTTATTAAATGAGCTAGATCTTGGTCTAAAATCATGAAACAAATCTaagcatatatcaataatctagAAACCATTATCAACCGAAAGCTTTTTGAGTTGAGATCGAGATTGAAAAGTTAGAGGCATTATAGTAGTAATATTCTGAAAAGATGTTTGGCTATGTTAGAATAGGTCGTAATATGTTTGCTGGTGTGACATTGTGTACAACCAGAATGCCAAAGTTAAAGACTGCTGAGCGTTTCCAGAGATCAAATGTCATGGGGCTCAATGTTTCAAATGAACAATATCAACGCGACATCTTTAAGCATGTAGAGATTTTTCCCTCTAGACAGTGAGGTAAAGGATAAAATGTCTTGGAGATCAGAGGAGGAGCTTTTTTGGCAATTCTACCAATTGATATAGACCACATGGACCACATGATCTTGTAGTTAAATTGTTGTCTGCCTATTGGATCAGCCATATACACTGTAAAGAGAAATAAACGGTGTTTGATTTGAACTATTTTAAGCAACAACACTTCTTAAACTGGTTTATGTCATTGTAACGGAGTAGTTTTTCGTTTAAAATGCATTTTCTTTTTAAGAATATTGGAATGATGATTTAAACCAACCTCAAGTTTCAAATTTGTGTGGAACCAAACATAGACATCCACAACTCAAACATGTTATAGCCGAGAATACAGCTAAATGTGGATTGCCAAGCATTCTGAAGCTAATAATGAGTCCATCTACTCATTTTCTCTATGTTTCCGATTGTGTAGATTCCACACGTGTAACTTGCTCTAGGTGGTCTACCAGAAATAGAACTTGTTGAAAGGCTCCCGGCGTTGGAATAAAGAACACCACCGATGTCTAAAATTCTTCTACGCTCTAAAAAACGTCAAATCCTCACCTTTCCCTGGATTTAACCTCgaggttcaaaaccctagaattTATACAATCTGGCAACCTATTCAAGATAAAAGAAAGACAATCTCAAAATAACACGATATACATCAGCATAAATATCAATACAAAAAGACGCATCCGATCATTCCCACAAACTTTACttgaaccaaaaagaaaaaagaaaatcattccCACGAATTTTGTTAGAAGTATACCGATAATTCAAGCAGATCCAATCACTAATTGgaatggaaaaagaaagaggaaggaatCGAGGACTCACTAGGCTTCTCGGGCTTGCCGTCGGCCCACTTGGAGATGGCGAAGTGGACCTTCTCCCGGCTTGCGGCCTCCGACTTGTAGGGCTCCTTGAGGCAGCTCCGCACCAGGGACGCGCAGATGTTGGAGTAGGTTATGTACGTCATGCCCGCAGCCCTCCAGAATGGGACTGCCGCGCTCGATCCGGCCGCCGCTGATGCCATCGCTGTTATGGTCTCAAGCCTCCGCCGCCGACAAGAACCCTCCTCTCGTTCTTCCTCTCCCGAATGCTCTCGCTCTGTCGCTTAAATCGGATGAAGCTAAATTTGGTGCGAAGGCTCGACCGGGATCGACTGGACCGGGATGACCGGGATGACCGGGTTAGGGTAGGGATGCGAATTGGAGCCGAGTTACTTGACTTAATTGATAATTATTATTgatatataaatttaataaaataataatgtgTTGGGGgttattattaatatttagttatttttaaaaataatttgaaatatttttaataaatttttagtatttttataaaaaaatgatgaagTTGAAGCACTACTCAAATCGTTTTAGACAAAGTCGGGCCAAAGTTTAGTCCAACCCATGAACAGCTTTTGCTCTCAAGAACGCTAagaattcaaatctaatcacatacATCACGATCGGTTCGTATTGGCCGAGTTCGCTttaatatcatttgtaacaattcaggaCCTCGCCCAAAATGACCAGTCGGAAGATGATTTATCCAGCAAATAACTGATATAAGACTAAACACATGTCCGCACAGGTTCTCACAGTTACTCTCACTATGATGGCTGGCTCTCGTTCCCATTGACGAGTCTCAAGAGGAAGGAAGCTTCGCCTTGCAGCACCTCCAAAGAGTCCAACCAAACCCATTGAGGGGTCCATGGATAGGCCATCGAGGAAAAAACAAGGTCCACATCTACGACGTTGGGAACCCAAAATTAGATATTGTCGTGGCTTCCGAGGACGGGCCGTTG
It encodes the following:
- the LOC103707111 gene encoding ATP synthase subunit epsilon, mitochondrial-like — translated: MASAAAGSSAAVPFWRAAGMTYITYSNICASLVRSCLKEPYKSEAASREKVHFAISKWADGKPEKPTVRSDSPEE